The Mytilus galloprovincialis chromosome 4, xbMytGall1.hap1.1, whole genome shotgun sequence genome contains a region encoding:
- the LOC143070953 gene encoding uncharacterized protein LOC143070953 codes for MDSIIDAVQEMKRQQTAVWERIKSITLVKNSKQTIKRLENLEEHVQKLDTQCDNNSTTLTDINLLVHSLLEMVNKLVFAVENLQNNRTLGINSDLLHTANKSDNQNINDDSTTSLQNIKIPPTKRFMLDSEDNGENMRDCKLDQHIHNVDSTHAINPDQYKTMCPYKTDVSIDVYNVSLCTERSHKDDSDFITGAEEPFHRTVNNGKSVCNEEENLTDKNISVQTADNKQLSTSNMNIQKPIHRSTKNKSGYKSTRSNLQGDNRLSFHNSLESFEGNVFSSLTFLVPAELSSESNISQNETKCTGISLKSDSHEKDAADYTQFITESQEDLHCLKYKADDNIRIRLNEKENQPIKDKCIYAIKSPDVALSDPNVPQTNHRCTKNDFGFKTTRSEIKHDNRVRYHSSTECFEGCEISSSTIEVPMENIPVPNIEQQPFMDDTKVTSPDTWESRPQTQTDLHEDSGLESYGFDEMKQPRTITDWLQLLKQILTFNAYKHSSSIIRRGGGRHITLVLDISERMKGTKFESMKSAAVQYIEGKLQPSGNAPIIGGLLMGLAGVLSGN; via the exons ATGGATTCAATTATTGATGCAGTCCAGGAAATGAAAAGACAACAGACAGCTGTATGGGAACGTATCAAATCAATTAC CTTAGTTAAAAATTCAAAGCAAACCATCAAACGACTGGAAA ATCTTGAAGAACATGTACAAAAATTAGATACACAGTGTGACAACAATTCAACCACACTGACCGATATTAATTTATTAGTCCATTCTTTGTTAGAAATGGTTAATAAATTGGTGTTTGCAGTGGAAAACCTTCAAAATAACAGAACCTTAGGAATAAATAGCGATTTACTACATACAGCAAATAAAAGTGATAATCAAAATATTAATGATGATTCAACTACTTCATTACAAAATATCAAGATACCTCCAACGAAACGTTTTATGCTTGACTCTGAGGACAATGGTGAAAATATGAGGGATTGCAAATTAGATCAACATATTCATAATGTGGATTCAACACATGCAATTAATCCCGACCAATATAAGACAATGTGTCCATATAAAACAGATGTATCGATAGATGTGTACAACGTGTCATTATGTACAGAAAGAAGCCATAAAGATGACAGTGACTTTATTACTGGTGCTGAAGAACCATTTCACAGAACTGTCAATAATGGTAAATCTGTATGTAATGAAGAAGAAAATCTAACAGACAAAAACATTAGTGTCCAGACAGCTGACAACAAACAGCTTTCAACAAGCAACATGAATATACAAAAACCGATTCACAGAAGCACGAAAAATAAATCTGGATATAAAAGTACACGTTCCAATTTACAAGGTGATAATCGTCTAAGCTTTCACAATAGTTTAGAAAGTTTTGAAGGTAACGTCTTTTCTTCCCTCACTTTTCTAGTTCCAGCGGAATTGTCATCAGAATCTAACAtttcgcaaaatgaaacaaaatgcaCGGGCATTTCACTAAAAAG TGATTCACACGAAAAAGACGCTGCAGACTATACGCAATTTATCACTGAAAGTCAAGAGGATCTACATTGTTTAAAGTATAAAGCTGACGATAATATAAGAATTCgattaaatgaaaaagaaaatcaaccaatcaaggATAAATGTATTTATGCAATTAAAAGCCCAGACGTAGCACTGAGCGATCCTAATGTACCACAAACGAACCATAGATGTACAAAAAATGACTTTGGATTCAAAACAACGAGATCAGAGATAAAGCATGATAATCGTGTAAGATATCATAGTAGCACAGAATGTTTTGAAGGTTGTGAAATTTCTTCTTCAACAATTGAAGTTCCAATGGAAAATATACCAGTACCCAATATCGAGCAACAACCTTTTATGGATGATACAAAGGTTACATCGCCAGACACATGGGAAAG TCGACCACAGACTCAAACTGATCTTCATGAGGACTCCGGGCTGGAAAGTTACG GTTTTGACGAAATGAAACAGCCTAGGACAATAACAGACTGGTTACAACTTCTAAAGCAAATTCTAACATTCA atgcATACAAACATAGTTCCTCCATAATTAGACGTGGAGGAGGACGCCACATTACACTGGTATTAGACATTTCAGAACGGATGAAAGGTACAAAGTTTGAGTCCATGAAATCAGCAGCTGTTCAGTATATTGAAG GTAAACTACAACCAAGTGGAAATGCACCCATCATTGGAGGATTATTAATGGGTCTAGCTGGAGTGTTATCAGGTAATTGA
- the LOC143071201 gene encoding uncharacterized protein LOC143071201, whose translation MGIDTTGQPKTIHDWIKHYNQVCEHARYRLRSGTVRRTGVRYVTLVLDISERLRGRKFKVMKEAALEYVEGVRQVWLETGLEENIGLAVFGGKNLLIHECTSELDLILRSIDQLEPCGDAPAVGGLFMGMAGVITGPRGSIGDFPIQGHMIIFTDSGSDGNTSYSTSSFSSPLSLAKGGIDLKSLLENGGITLTLSSTGINVGSSLDDIDLHNHAGVESLVHSVVDLQTKVFYVQIGKNQHNAIVERVVKETSGRIVDTREMQRLVLMTKIMILASRIAPKIMHSLNQSKELIKQQIKEESGSDDPYNDCLDMVLEFANPLSVENKRGNFTELTSRSLQLGDRVRRGPDWHYGNQDKQMAGTVIGQQSHGIARVHWDNGDTNIYMQCDETSTYNLRKVDEPRILVDEMIAVGCRVVRGHDWKFGNKDGGVGSLGTVLDVRPEGKAVVRWDSKRTGLYKMGHNGRFEIKVHGAPVRSRSKMNEHQSEYPHTSDSESEPESFRPRFRPTRDNATQEPNDYVIPIYSDATVSAIWEYEEGSEWRQYPNDINVKIEKAYQRKKTGKTIIEMDRTTYQIYFQRMIQENPSNKTEKSIRRKD comes from the exons ATGG GCATAGATACTACCGGTCAACCAAAGACCATACATGATTGGATAAAACACTATAATCAAGTTTGTGAGCATG CTAGATACAGACTTCGATCCGGTACAGTAAGGCGTACTGGTGTGCGGTATGTCACATTGGTATTAGATATATCAGAACGTCTGAGAGGCCGCAAGTTTAAAGTAATGAAAGAAGCAGCACTGGAGTATGTAGAAG GTGTAAGACAAGTTTGGTTAGAAACTGGGTTAGAAGAGAATATTGGGTTAGCAGTATTTGGCGGAAAAAACCTACTTATTCATGAGTGTACTTCTGAACTAGACCTTATTTTGAGGTCTATAG ATCAGCTTGAGCCATGTGGTGATGCACCTGCAGTTGGAGGGCTGTTTATGGGAATGGCTGGCGTTATAACAG GTCCACGTGGAAGTATCGGCGATTTTCCAATCCAAGGACATATGATTATATTTACGGATAGCGGATCTGATGGAAACACGTCGTATTCAACTTCATCTTTTTCTTCTCCTTTATCTCTTGCGAAAGGAGGAATTGATTTAAAATCATTGCTTGAAAACGGCGGTATTACATTGACTCTCTCTAGTACAGGTATTAATGTGGGATCTTCACTTGATGACATTGATCTACAT AACCACGCAGGAGTAGAATCACTTGTTCATTCCGTTGTCGATTTACAAACCAAAGTATTTTACGTTCAAATTGGAAAAAATCAACACAACGCT ATAGTGGAACGTGTAGTTAAGGAAACGAGCGGGAGAATAGTTGATACCAGAGAAATGCAACGTTTAGTATTGATGACTAAAATCATG ATTCTAGCTTCCAGAATAGCTCCCAAAATTATGCATTCATTAAACCAGAGCAAAGaattaataaaacaacaaataaaagaaGAGTCAGGTAGTGATGATCCGTAT AACGACTGCCTAGATATGGTACTTGAATTTGCAAATCCACTTAGCGTAGAAAATAAAAGAGGTAACTTCACTGAACTTACCAGTAGGTCTTTACAACTTGGTGATCGAGTACGGCGTGGGCCTGACTGGCATTACGGTAATCAGGATAAGCAAATGGCTGGAACCGTCATTGGACAACAATCCCATG GTATAGCAAGAGTGCACTGGGATAATGGTGATACGAATATCTACATGCAATGTGACGAAActagtacatacaatctaagaaaGGTAGATGAACCTAGAATACTGGTTGATGAGATGATAGCTGTTGGTTGTAGAGTTGTTAGAG GACATGATTGGAAGTTTGGTAATAAAGATGGTGGGGTTGGAAGTTTAGGGACTGTTTTAGATGTGAGACCAGAAGGAAAGGCTGTG GTGAGATGGGATTCTAAAAGAACAGGACTATATAAAATGGGACATAATGGACGGTTTGAAATAAAAGTACA TGGTGCACCTGTTAGGAGTAGGAGTAAAATGAATGAACACCAATCTGAATATCCACACACCTCGGACAGTGAATCAGAACCTGAATCATTTCGACCAAGATTCCGACCAACCAGAGACAATGCCACACAAGAACCAAATGATTACGTCATTCCGATATATTCTGATGCAACAG TGAGTGCCATTTGGGAATATGAAGAGGGCTCCGAGTGGAGACAGTATCCAAATGATATCAATGTAAAGATTGAAAAAGCTTATCAAAGAAAGAAGACAGGAAAAACAATCATCGAAATGGATCGAACAAC ataccaaatatattttcaaagaaTGATTCAAGAGAATCCAAGTAATAAGACAGAAAAGTCCATCCGCAGGAAAG ATTAA